One stretch of Cellulomonas wangsupingiae DNA includes these proteins:
- the rnhA gene encoding ribonuclease HI, whose product MWTDGACKGNPGVGGWGAWMRFGDQEKELWGGEAATTNNRMELTAVIEGLRALRRPCLVTLHVDSTYVMNGLTKWLPGWKRNGWLTGEKKPVKNKELWQALDTEVQRHHVTWVWVKGHAGDPGNERADALANRGVDDVRAGSTAGR is encoded by the coding sequence ATGTGGACCGACGGCGCCTGCAAGGGCAACCCGGGCGTCGGGGGCTGGGGCGCGTGGATGCGCTTCGGCGACCAGGAGAAGGAGCTCTGGGGCGGCGAGGCCGCGACCACCAACAACCGCATGGAGCTCACGGCCGTGATCGAAGGGCTGCGCGCCCTGCGCCGGCCGTGCCTCGTGACGCTGCACGTCGACTCGACGTACGTCATGAACGGGCTCACCAAGTGGCTGCCGGGCTGGAAGCGCAACGGCTGGCTCACGGGGGAGAAGAAGCCCGTGAAGAACAAGGAGCTGTGGCAGGCGCTCGACACCGAGGTGCAGCGCCACCACGTCACGTGGGTGTGGGTGAAGGGGCACGCGGGGGACCCGGGCAACGAGCGGGCGGACGCGCTGGCCAACCGGGGCGTGGACGACGTGCGGGCGGGGTCGACGGCCGGGCGCTGA
- the ybaK gene encoding Cys-tRNA(Pro) deacylase, whose translation MARKDARPGAGTPALVALTEAGVPHTARTYAHDPASDLGYGLEAAHVLGVPPEQVFKTLVADVDGALTVAVVPVTGRLDLKALAAAVGGKRAVMADAHAAERATGYVVGGISPLGQRTRLPTVVDETVWLFDTVLVSGGRRGLDVELAPDDLVRLTDAVVADVARD comes from the coding sequence GTGGCCAGGAAGGACGCACGCCCGGGCGCCGGGACCCCCGCGCTCGTGGCGCTCACGGAGGCCGGTGTCCCGCACACGGCCCGGACCTACGCGCACGACCCCGCGAGCGACCTGGGCTACGGCCTGGAGGCGGCGCACGTGCTGGGCGTGCCGCCCGAGCAGGTCTTCAAGACGCTCGTGGCCGACGTCGACGGCGCGCTGACCGTCGCCGTCGTGCCCGTCACCGGCAGGCTGGACCTCAAGGCGCTCGCCGCGGCGGTCGGGGGCAAGCGCGCCGTCATGGCCGACGCCCACGCCGCCGAGCGCGCCACCGGGTACGTCGTCGGCGGCATCTCGCCTCTCGGTCAGCGCACCCGCCTGCCCACCGTCGTCGACGAGACCGTGTGGTTGTTCGACACCGTCCTGGTCTCCGGCGGCCGACGCGGGCTGGACGTCGAGCTCGCACCGGACGACCTGGTGCGGCTCACCGACGCGGTCGTGGCGGACGTCGCGCGGGACTGA
- a CDS encoding Gfo/Idh/MocA family protein, with translation MVGHAFMGLAHSHAWQTAPRFFDLPLRPDLAVVAGRDAQRTAAAAERLGWRTSTTDWRELLARDDVDLVDICTPGDTHAEIAIAALQAGKHVLCEKPLANSVAEAEAMVAAAQAAPDQVAMVGYSYRRVPAIALARRLVAEGRIGTVRHARGLYLQDWLSDPATPLSWRLDKAKAGSGSLGDIGAHVIDLVQFITGEHLTGVSAQLATFVEERPVASSFDGLSGVGDAGGATGPVTVDDAAVFTSRLSGGGLALFEATRFALGRRNAIRVEINGTDGSLAFDFEDMNVLHVYDAHDPAGLQGFRRVYVTEPEHPYTGSWWPTGHGLGYEHAFTHQVVDLVEGIAAGAHPAPTFADGLQVQRVLDAVERSAADDARWTPVEG, from the coding sequence ATGGTCGGCCACGCGTTCATGGGTCTGGCCCACTCGCACGCCTGGCAGACCGCACCCCGGTTCTTCGACCTGCCGCTGCGTCCCGACCTCGCCGTGGTCGCCGGGCGGGACGCGCAGCGCACGGCCGCCGCCGCGGAGCGCCTCGGCTGGCGCACGTCGACCACCGACTGGCGCGAGCTGCTCGCCCGTGACGACGTCGACCTCGTCGACATCTGCACCCCGGGCGACACGCACGCCGAGATCGCGATCGCGGCGCTGCAGGCCGGCAAGCACGTGCTGTGCGAGAAGCCGCTGGCCAACTCCGTGGCCGAGGCCGAGGCGATGGTGGCGGCCGCGCAGGCGGCACCGGACCAGGTGGCGATGGTCGGCTACTCCTACCGCCGGGTCCCGGCGATCGCGCTGGCACGCCGGCTCGTCGCCGAGGGCCGCATCGGCACGGTGCGGCACGCACGCGGCCTGTACCTGCAGGACTGGCTCTCCGACCCCGCGACGCCGCTGTCGTGGCGCCTCGACAAGGCGAAGGCCGGGTCGGGCTCCCTCGGGGACATCGGTGCGCACGTGATCGACCTCGTGCAGTTCATCACCGGCGAGCACCTGACCGGTGTGTCGGCGCAGCTCGCGACGTTCGTCGAGGAGCGCCCGGTGGCGTCGTCGTTCGACGGGCTGTCGGGCGTCGGGGACGCCGGCGGCGCGACCGGCCCGGTGACGGTCGACGACGCCGCGGTGTTCACGTCGCGGCTGTCCGGCGGCGGGCTTGCGCTGTTCGAGGCGACGCGCTTCGCGCTCGGCCGGCGCAACGCCATCCGCGTCGAGATCAACGGCACGGACGGGTCGCTCGCGTTCGACTTCGAGGACATGAACGTCCTGCACGTGTACGACGCGCACGACCCCGCGGGCCTGCAGGGGTTCCGGCGGGTGTACGTCACCGAGCCCGAGCACCCGTACACGGGCAGCTGGTGGCCCACCGGCCACGGCCTGGGCTACGAGCACGCGTTCACCCACCAGGTCGTCGACCTCGTCGAGGGCATCGCGGCGGGCGCGCACCCGGCACCCACGTTCGCGGACGGCCTGCAGGTGCAGCGGGTGCTGGACGCCGTCGAGCGGTCCGCGGCCGACGACGCACGGTGGACGCCCGTCGAGGGCTGA
- a CDS encoding AMP-binding protein: MTTPSSEHTDLPAAWPHGVPRDVEIPDEPLTALLDRAVRDHADRVAVDFLGRATTYRQLADLVDRGARVLHELGVGAGDRVALVMPNCTAHVVAFWATLRLGAVVVEHNPTYTAEELAHQLADSGATVALVWEQAVPRVLEAKDRTDLRHVVAVDLSADLPRTSRWALKLPVAKARETRAAMRGPVPADVPHWDRLVRAAVPYLVPTRPSSGDVALLQYTGGTTGTPKAAVLTHRNLVANSLQGTTWTQAAPGTEVVYAVLPFFHAFGLTLCLVYSVRIAATIVVLPSFDPERVLAAQRRRPGTFLPAVPPMLERLAVAAEKAGADLTSFRYSISGAMALPRATAERWERVTGGIVAEGYGMTETSPVALGNPLSKDRRPGSLGLPFPSTRVRIVDQDDPTRDVAPGEQGELLISGPQVFQGYWKRPEETAHQLLEGGWLRTGDVVRMEDDGMIVLLDRMKEMIVTGGFKVYPSQVEDHLRGMPGVRDVAVVGEPAGDMGEHVVAAVVLDDDARGVDLASVREWCETRLARYALPRRLVVLKDLPRSQVGKVLRRVVRDEL; the protein is encoded by the coding sequence ATGACGACACCCTCTTCCGAGCACACGGACCTTCCTGCGGCCTGGCCGCACGGTGTCCCGCGCGACGTCGAGATCCCCGACGAGCCGCTCACCGCGCTCCTCGACCGCGCCGTGCGGGACCACGCCGACCGCGTCGCCGTCGACTTCCTCGGCCGCGCGACCACGTACCGGCAGCTCGCCGACCTGGTCGACCGCGGTGCGCGCGTGCTGCACGAGCTCGGGGTGGGCGCGGGCGACCGCGTCGCGCTCGTCATGCCGAACTGCACGGCGCACGTCGTCGCGTTCTGGGCCACGCTGCGGCTCGGCGCCGTCGTCGTCGAGCACAACCCGACGTACACGGCCGAGGAGCTGGCCCACCAGCTCGCCGACTCCGGTGCGACGGTCGCCCTCGTCTGGGAGCAGGCCGTCCCGCGGGTGCTCGAGGCCAAGGACCGCACCGACCTGCGGCACGTCGTCGCCGTGGACCTCTCGGCCGACCTGCCGCGCACGTCCCGCTGGGCGCTGAAGCTGCCCGTCGCCAAGGCGCGCGAGACCCGAGCGGCCATGCGCGGGCCCGTGCCCGCCGACGTCCCGCACTGGGACCGCCTCGTGCGGGCGGCCGTGCCGTACCTCGTGCCGACCCGTCCCTCCTCCGGTGACGTCGCGCTGCTGCAGTACACCGGCGGCACCACCGGCACGCCCAAGGCGGCCGTGCTGACCCACCGCAACCTCGTGGCGAACTCGCTGCAGGGCACGACGTGGACCCAGGCCGCCCCCGGCACCGAGGTCGTCTACGCGGTCCTGCCGTTCTTCCACGCGTTCGGCCTGACCCTGTGCCTCGTGTACTCGGTCCGCATCGCCGCGACGATCGTCGTGCTGCCGTCGTTCGACCCGGAGCGCGTCCTCGCGGCCCAGCGTCGCCGCCCCGGCACGTTCCTGCCCGCCGTGCCGCCCATGCTCGAGCGCCTCGCGGTCGCCGCCGAGAAGGCCGGCGCCGACCTCACGTCGTTCCGGTACTCGATCAGCGGCGCCATGGCCCTGCCGCGGGCGACCGCCGAGCGCTGGGAGCGGGTCACGGGCGGCATCGTGGCCGAGGGGTACGGGATGACCGAGACGTCGCCCGTCGCGCTCGGCAACCCCCTGAGCAAGGACCGCCGGCCGGGCTCGCTCGGCCTGCCCTTCCCGTCGACGCGTGTGCGCATCGTCGACCAGGACGACCCGACGCGCGACGTCGCGCCGGGCGAGCAGGGCGAGCTCCTCATCTCCGGCCCGCAGGTCTTCCAGGGCTACTGGAAGCGCCCGGAGGAGACGGCGCACCAGCTGCTCGAAGGTGGCTGGCTGCGCACCGGTGACGTCGTGCGCATGGAGGACGACGGGATGATCGTCCTCCTGGACCGCATGAAGGAGATGATCGTCACCGGCGGCTTCAAGGTGTACCCCTCGCAGGTCGAGGACCACCTGCGCGGCATGCCGGGCGTGCGCGACGTCGCCGTGGTCGGCGAGCCCGCGGGCGACATGGGCGAGCACGTCGTCGCGGCCGTCGTGCTGGACGACGACGCGCGAGGTGTCGACCTGGCGTCGGTGCGCGAGTGGTGCGAGACCCGGCTGGCCCGGTACGCGCTGCCCCGCCGGCTCGTCGTGCTCAAGGACCTGCCGCGCTCGCAGGTGGGCAAGGTGCTGCGTCGCGTCGTGCGCGACGAGCTCTGA
- a CDS encoding YccF domain-containing protein has product MKTLLNVIWLVFAGAWLALGYVAAGIVCCVLIVTIPFGIASFRIASYVLWPFGRTVVDKPTAGAWSTIGNVIWVLVAGIWLAIGHVATAIPLFVSIIGIPMGIANLKLIPVSLVPLGKEIVPTDRAFAAYGR; this is encoded by the coding sequence GTGAAGACCTTGCTGAACGTCATCTGGCTCGTGTTCGCCGGTGCGTGGCTCGCGCTCGGCTACGTCGCCGCGGGCATCGTCTGCTGCGTGCTGATCGTCACCATCCCGTTCGGCATCGCGTCGTTCCGGATCGCGAGCTACGTGCTGTGGCCGTTCGGGCGGACGGTCGTCGACAAGCCGACCGCGGGCGCGTGGTCGACGATCGGCAACGTGATCTGGGTGCTGGTGGCGGGCATCTGGCTCGCGATCGGGCACGTCGCGACCGCGATCCCGCTGTTCGTCTCCATCATCGGCATCCCGATGGGCATCGCGAACCTCAAGCTCATCCCCGTCTCCCTGGTGCCCCTGGGCAAGGAGATCGTGCCGACGGACCGCGCCTTCGCGGCGTACGGGCGCTGA
- a CDS encoding aminoglycoside 3'-phosphotransferase, which produces MSDAATEHIVPPEIPRDHVPVPPAVAALAGGSPVEAVWRNQLGGVTFRVGRGRYVKWVPVDVPGLDLAAEARRLAWAAPFTPVPEVLGLGADDDGTWLVTAAVDARSAVVPPWSHRPAEAATAIGAGLRALHDALPVGDCPFDWSARSRVERALEHLAAGDTPAAWSPEHRALSADEARARLLEPPPADELVVCHGDACAPNTLIGDDGTWAAHVDLGRLGVADRWADLAVAAWSTEWNYGPGYDGHVYAAYGVEPDAERIAYYRLLWDAS; this is translated from the coding sequence GTGTCCGACGCCGCCACCGAGCACATCGTCCCCCCCGAGATCCCGCGGGACCACGTGCCCGTCCCGCCGGCCGTCGCGGCGCTCGCCGGCGGCTCGCCCGTCGAGGCGGTGTGGCGCAACCAGCTCGGCGGCGTGACGTTCCGCGTGGGGCGGGGCCGGTACGTCAAGTGGGTCCCTGTGGACGTCCCCGGGCTCGACCTCGCGGCCGAGGCGCGCCGGCTGGCCTGGGCGGCGCCGTTCACCCCCGTGCCCGAGGTGCTCGGCCTGGGTGCCGACGACGACGGGACCTGGCTCGTGACCGCCGCCGTGGACGCCCGCAGCGCGGTGGTCCCCCCGTGGTCGCACCGCCCGGCCGAGGCCGCCACGGCGATCGGCGCCGGCCTGCGCGCGCTGCACGACGCCCTGCCGGTGGGCGACTGCCCGTTCGACTGGTCCGCACGCTCCCGCGTCGAGCGCGCCCTGGAGCACCTCGCCGCCGGGGACACCCCGGCGGCCTGGTCGCCCGAGCACCGGGCCCTGAGCGCCGACGAGGCACGCGCGCGCCTGCTCGAGCCGCCCCCGGCCGACGAGCTCGTGGTGTGCCACGGTGACGCGTGCGCCCCCAACACGCTCATCGGCGACGACGGCACGTGGGCCGCCCACGTCGACCTCGGTCGGCTCGGCGTCGCGGACCGCTGGGCGGACCTGGCGGTCGCCGCGTGGAGCACGGAGTGGAACTACGGGCCCGGCTACGACGGTCACGTCTACGCCGCGTACGGGGTCGAGCCCGACGCCGAGCGCATCGCCTACTACCGGCTGCTGTGGGACGCCTCGTGA
- a CDS encoding VIT1/CCC1 transporter family protein: MTTTTEHRRRLGALLRGRRPGVSNAGLNWLRAGVLGANDGIVSVAATVVGVAGAAASTSTIALAGGAALVAGALSMASGEYVSVSSQRDAERVAAAAGRPVGDAGEEFTNPWHAALASLLAFTVGGVIPLLVVLAPWSVTARVPVTFASVVVALVLTGWASSRFTGASPGRSVLRNVLGGSLAMAVTFGVGAGVGVHL; encoded by the coding sequence ATGACCACGACCACGGAGCACCGCCGCCGCCTCGGCGCGCTGCTCCGCGGCAGGCGTCCGGGGGTGTCGAACGCCGGTCTCAACTGGCTGCGCGCCGGCGTCCTGGGAGCGAACGACGGCATCGTGTCGGTCGCGGCCACCGTCGTGGGTGTCGCGGGAGCCGCCGCGTCGACGTCGACGATCGCGCTGGCCGGCGGGGCCGCGCTCGTCGCGGGCGCCCTGTCGATGGCCTCGGGCGAGTACGTGTCGGTCAGCAGCCAGCGCGACGCCGAGCGCGTCGCCGCCGCCGCGGGCAGGCCCGTCGGCGACGCGGGTGAGGAGTTCACCAACCCGTGGCACGCGGCGCTCGCGTCGCTCCTCGCCTTCACCGTGGGCGGCGTCATCCCGCTGCTCGTCGTGCTCGCGCCCTGGTCCGTCACGGCCCGGGTGCCGGTGACGTTCGCCTCGGTCGTGGTCGCGCTCGTCCTGACGGGCTGGGCGTCCTCGCGGTTCACCGGTGCTTCGCCCGGACGCTCGGTGCTGCGCAACGTGCTGGGCGGCTCGCTGGCGATGGCCGTGACGTTCGGCGTGGGCGCCGGCGTCGGCGTCCACCTCTGA
- a CDS encoding type II toxin-antitoxin system Phd/YefM family antitoxin — MARAERGEEVVIARAGRPAVRLVPVATRERTFGTMRLTVPDEFFEPLAEDELAAWE, encoded by the coding sequence GTGGCACGCGCGGAGCGCGGCGAGGAGGTCGTGATCGCGCGCGCCGGACGCCCCGCCGTCCGGCTCGTTCCTGTGGCGACGCGCGAGCGCACGTTCGGCACGATGCGCCTGACCGTCCCCGACGAGTTCTTCGAGCCGCTCGCCGAGGACGAGCTGGCGGCCTGGGAGTGA
- a CDS encoding YqgE/AlgH family protein, which produces MEGCTGKLLVATPGLLDDSFRRSVVLVLEHTDEGALGVVLDRPLDLDATSVLPQWQAHLSAPGRLFQGGPVARDTALALADVAGADAPLGVRPLDDRLGVVDLDAPPALVVDAVRGLRVFIGYAGWAAGQLDAEIETGGWFVVDHEPGDVFTSDPRGLWRRVLRRQPGDLALLSTAPDDVSLN; this is translated from the coding sequence ATGGAGGGGTGCACCGGCAAGCTGCTCGTCGCGACGCCCGGGCTGCTGGACGACAGCTTCCGGCGCAGCGTCGTCCTGGTGCTCGAGCACACCGACGAGGGCGCGCTCGGCGTCGTCCTCGACCGGCCGCTGGACCTGGACGCGACCTCCGTGCTGCCGCAGTGGCAGGCGCATCTCAGCGCGCCTGGGCGCCTGTTCCAGGGCGGTCCCGTCGCACGGGACACCGCGCTCGCGCTCGCGGACGTCGCGGGCGCGGACGCGCCCCTGGGGGTGCGGCCGCTCGACGACCGGCTCGGTGTGGTCGACCTCGACGCGCCGCCGGCACTGGTCGTCGACGCCGTGCGCGGCCTGCGGGTGTTCATCGGGTACGCCGGGTGGGCCGCGGGCCAGCTCGACGCGGAGATCGAGACGGGCGGGTGGTTCGTCGTCGACCACGAGCCCGGTGACGTGTTCACGTCCGACCCCCGGGGCCTCTGGCGCCGGGTGCTGCGCCGGCAGCCCGGTGACCTCGCGCTGCTGTCGACGGCCCCGGACGACGTGTCGCTCAACTGA
- a CDS encoding DEAD/DEAH box helicase has product MPDAPLTDRLPTGDAAHDPDALYEAFTSWAADQGLTLYPHQEEALLELVSDNHVILSTPTGSGKSLAGVAAHAVAFAQGRRSYYTAPIKALVSEKFFALVDVFGSANVGMMTGDSAINPGAPIVCCTSEILANQALRDGPDADVDLVVMDEFHYYADPQRGWAWQIPLIELTRTQFLLMSATLGDVTFFAEDLTRRTKRDVAVIANAERPVPLTFSYSVEPLHELLDELVRTRRAPVYVVHFTQKEAVERAQSLLSTPLASREQRDAIAAELGGFRFGPGFGKTLSRLLRHGVGVHHAGMLPKYRRVVERLTQKGLLPVVCGTDTLGVGINVPIRTVVLTSLVKYDGVRMRHLTAREFHQIAGRAGRAGFDTMGEVVVQAPDHVIENRRALAKAGDDPRKQKKIVRKQAPSGHVNWTDKTFERLRDAPPEPLTSSFQVSHAMVLHVLQRGRDGRGDPVAVMTHLLTDNHEPEGARSRHVRRAVDVYRSLRAGGVVERPWVDDPAAPKGRRRTVQLVADLPSTFALDQALSPFAYAALDLLDPADPGYAHDVVSVIEATLDDPRQVLAAQENKARGEAVAAMKAEGLEYDERMALLEGVTYPRPLAELLEATFATYRRTNPWVADLTLSPKSVVREMHERAATFAEYVQLYSLDRTEGVLLRYLADAYRALRRTVPEDRRTEELEELIAWLGDLVRRTDSSLLDEWERLADPTADVEPDTDGTADAPPPPVTADPRVFRALVRGAMFRRVELAARERWGALAALGDVDGEGEPWDADRWADAIEPYFDVHDEIGTGPAARGPALFQVTPGTAADAHGPAAGTWHVRQVLDDPAGDHDWRIDALVDLAASDEAGEVRLRILTVGPL; this is encoded by the coding sequence GTGCCCGACGCCCCCCTGACCGACCGCCTGCCCACCGGTGACGCCGCGCACGACCCGGACGCGCTGTACGAGGCCTTCACGTCCTGGGCGGCGGACCAGGGTCTGACGCTGTACCCCCACCAGGAGGAGGCGCTCCTGGAGCTGGTGAGCGACAACCACGTGATCCTGTCGACGCCGACCGGCTCGGGCAAGTCGCTCGCCGGCGTCGCCGCGCACGCGGTCGCGTTCGCCCAGGGGCGTCGCTCCTACTACACCGCGCCGATCAAGGCGCTGGTCAGCGAGAAGTTCTTCGCGCTGGTGGACGTCTTCGGATCGGCCAACGTCGGGATGATGACGGGCGACTCGGCCATCAACCCCGGCGCCCCGATCGTGTGCTGCACCTCGGAGATCCTCGCGAACCAGGCGCTGCGCGACGGCCCCGACGCCGACGTCGACCTCGTCGTCATGGACGAGTTCCACTACTACGCCGACCCGCAGCGCGGCTGGGCCTGGCAGATCCCCCTGATCGAGCTGACGCGCACCCAGTTCCTCCTGATGTCGGCGACCCTCGGGGACGTCACGTTCTTCGCCGAGGACCTCACGCGCCGCACGAAGCGCGACGTCGCGGTCATCGCGAACGCCGAGCGCCCCGTGCCCCTGACGTTCTCGTACTCGGTCGAGCCGCTGCACGAGCTGCTCGACGAGCTCGTGAGGACTCGGCGCGCACCGGTGTACGTCGTGCACTTCACGCAGAAGGAGGCGGTCGAGCGGGCGCAGTCACTGCTCTCGACGCCGCTGGCGAGCCGCGAGCAGCGCGACGCCATCGCCGCCGAGCTCGGCGGCTTCCGGTTCGGCCCGGGCTTCGGCAAGACCCTGTCGCGCCTGCTGCGCCACGGCGTCGGGGTGCACCACGCGGGCATGCTGCCCAAGTACCGCCGCGTCGTGGAGCGCCTCACGCAGAAGGGCCTGCTGCCGGTCGTGTGCGGGACCGACACGCTCGGCGTGGGCATCAACGTCCCGATCCGCACGGTCGTCCTGACGAGCCTGGTGAAGTACGACGGCGTGCGCATGCGGCACCTGACGGCCCGCGAGTTCCACCAGATCGCCGGGCGTGCCGGGCGCGCCGGGTTCGACACGATGGGCGAGGTCGTCGTCCAGGCGCCCGACCACGTCATCGAGAACCGCAGGGCGCTGGCGAAGGCCGGCGACGACCCGCGCAAGCAGAAGAAGATCGTCCGCAAGCAGGCGCCGTCGGGTCACGTCAACTGGACCGACAAGACGTTCGAGCGCCTGCGCGACGCCCCGCCCGAGCCGCTGACGTCGAGCTTCCAGGTGTCGCACGCGATGGTCCTGCACGTGCTGCAGCGCGGCCGTGACGGGCGCGGCGACCCCGTCGCCGTCATGACGCACCTGCTCACCGACAACCACGAGCCCGAGGGTGCCCGGTCGCGGCACGTGCGGCGGGCCGTGGACGTGTACCGGTCGCTGCGCGCGGGCGGCGTCGTCGAGCGCCCCTGGGTCGACGACCCCGCCGCACCCAAGGGCCGCCGGCGGACCGTGCAGCTCGTGGCCGACCTCCCGTCGACGTTCGCGCTCGACCAGGCCCTGTCGCCGTTCGCCTACGCCGCGCTCGACCTGCTGGACCCCGCGGACCCGGGGTACGCCCACGACGTCGTCTCCGTCATCGAGGCGACCCTCGACGACCCGCGGCAGGTGCTCGCCGCGCAGGAGAACAAGGCGCGCGGCGAGGCCGTCGCGGCCATGAAGGCCGAGGGCCTGGAGTACGACGAGCGCATGGCGCTGCTGGAAGGGGTGACCTACCCCCGCCCGCTGGCCGAGCTGCTCGAGGCCACGTTCGCCACGTACCGGCGCACGAACCCGTGGGTCGCGGACCTCACGCTGTCGCCGAAGTCGGTCGTCCGCGAGATGCACGAGCGCGCCGCCACGTTCGCGGAGTACGTGCAGCTGTACTCGCTGGACCGCACCGAGGGCGTCCTGCTGCGCTACCTCGCCGACGCGTACCGCGCGCTGCGCCGCACCGTCCCGGAGGACCGCCGCACCGAGGAGCTCGAGGAGCTCATCGCATGGCTGGGCGACCTCGTGCGGCGCACCGACTCGAGCCTGCTCGACGAGTGGGAGCGCCTGGCCGACCCGACCGCCGACGTCGAGCCGGACACCGACGGCACCGCAGACGCGCCACCGCCCCCCGTGACCGCGGATCCCCGGGTGTTCCGGGCGCTCGTGCGCGGGGCGATGTTCCGCCGCGTCGAGCTCGCCGCACGTGAGCGGTGGGGCGCGCTGGCCGCGCTGGGTGACGTGGACGGCGAGGGTGAGCCGTGGGACGCCGACCGCTGGGCCGACGCGATCGAGCCGTACTTCGACGTCCACGACGAGATCGGCACCGGCCCCGCCGCCCGCGGCCCGGCGCTCTTCCAGGTCACGCCGGGGACGGCCGCCGACGCGCACGGCCCGGCGGCCGGCACGTGGCACGTCCGCCAGGTCCTCGACGACCCGGCCGGCGACCACGACTGGCGCATCGACGCCCTCGTCGACCTGGCGGCCTCCGACGAGGCCGGCGAGGTCCGCCTCCGCATCCTGACGGTCGGCCCTCTCTGA
- a CDS encoding Gfo/Idh/MocA family protein, whose amino-acid sequence MGEPLRVGVVGCGVISNAYLTTAATTPDLEIVAVADLDRARADATAAQHGVRALDLPDLLAHDDVEWVLDLTTPAAHEEVALAAVAHGRSVYNEKPFCATVADAQRVVDAAAAAGVALGGAPDTVLGTGVQTARAAVESGAIGRPVAATATMACGGHEAWHPQPDFYYAPGGGPLLDMGPYYLTTLVHLLGPVTAVQGVATRPRSHRTIGQGPRAGELVPVDVATHVTALVEHASGAVTTLLMSFDAPASLARPIEVHGEEGSLLVPDPNRFEGDVRVHARGGEWRTLPPSAGYVNAGRGAGLVDAARSADRRTTRAAADVALHVLDTMETVLRAADERTRLEVTSTCEVPPLVPLADLTTPGRPDMAPSAPRTRAAS is encoded by the coding sequence GTGGGCGAGCCGTTGAGGGTCGGTGTCGTCGGCTGCGGCGTCATCTCGAACGCCTACCTCACGACGGCCGCGACGACGCCCGACCTGGAGATCGTCGCCGTCGCGGACCTCGACCGCGCGCGCGCCGACGCGACGGCCGCGCAGCACGGCGTCCGGGCGCTCGACCTGCCGGACCTGCTCGCGCACGACGACGTCGAGTGGGTCCTGGACCTGACGACGCCCGCCGCGCACGAGGAGGTCGCCCTCGCGGCGGTCGCGCACGGCCGGTCCGTCTACAACGAGAAGCCGTTCTGCGCGACCGTCGCGGACGCGCAGCGGGTGGTGGACGCCGCCGCCGCGGCCGGCGTCGCCCTCGGGGGCGCGCCGGACACCGTGCTCGGCACGGGCGTCCAGACCGCCCGAGCCGCCGTCGAGTCCGGCGCCATCGGCCGCCCGGTCGCCGCGACGGCCACGATGGCCTGCGGCGGTCACGAGGCCTGGCACCCGCAGCCGGACTTCTACTACGCGCCGGGCGGTGGGCCGCTGCTCGACATGGGCCCGTACTACCTGACGACGCTCGTGCACCTGCTCGGCCCGGTCACCGCGGTCCAGGGCGTGGCCACCCGGCCGCGCTCGCACCGCACGATCGGTCAGGGCCCGCGCGCCGGCGAGCTCGTGCCCGTCGACGTCGCGACGCACGTGACCGCGCTCGTCGAGCACGCGTCCGGGGCCGTCACGACGCTGCTCATGAGCTTCGACGCCCCCGCGTCCCTCGCCCGCCCGATCGAGGTGCACGGCGAGGAGGGCTCCCTGCTCGTCCCCGACCCCAACCGCTTCGAGGGGGACGTGCGCGTCCACGCCCGCGGAGGCGAGTGGCGGACCCTGCCGCCGTCGGCCGGGTACGTGAACGCCGGGCGCGGGGCCGGGCTCGTCGACGCCGCCCGCAGCGCGGACCGCCGCACCACGCGCGCGGCCGCCGACGTCGCCCTGCACGTGCTCGACACGATGGAGACCGTCCTGCGCGCCGCCGACGAGCGCACCAGGCTGGAGGTCACCAGCACGTGCGAGGTCCCGCCGCTCGTCCCGCTCGCCGACCTCACGACCCCCGGGAGACCCGACATGGCCCCGTCCGCCCCGCGCACCCGGGCCGCCTCGTGA